In Nicotiana tabacum cultivar K326 chromosome 2, ASM71507v2, whole genome shotgun sequence, the following proteins share a genomic window:
- the LOC107802441 gene encoding thioredoxin H9, protein MGITDTVHSLFSCFKSRSTNNDGDSSHNVKFAGGNVSLITTKESWDQKLAEANKEGKIVIANFSASWCGPCRMIAPFYCELSEKYLSLMFLTVDVDELTEFSSSWDIKATPTFFFLKDSQQIDKLVGANKPELQKKITAIADTQVVCETQPQ, encoded by the exons ATGGGGATCACTGATACG GTACATAGCCTTTTCTCTTGTTTCAAGTCACGGTCCACAAACAATGATGGTGATTCATCCCATAATGTCAAGTTTGCTGGTGGAAATGTGTCCCTTATTACTACGAAAGAAAGTTGGGATCAGAAGTTGGCAGAAGCAAATAAAGAGGGCAAAATT GTTATTGCGAATTTCAGTGCTTCATGGTGTGGTCCATGTAGAATGATTGCCCCATTCTACTGTGAGCTGTCTGAGAAATATCTTTCTCTGATGTTTCTAACAGTCGATGTTGATGAGCTTACA gAATTTAGTTCATCCTGGGATATCAAAGCAACTCCAACTTTCTTTTTCCTCAAGGACAGCCAGCAGATTGACAAACTTGTAGGGGCCAATAAACCAGAGCTGCAGAAGAAAATAACCGCGATTGCAGACACACAGGTAGTATGTGAGACACAACCGCAGTAA